GCCAGCAGGAGACGTGCAGCGCTGTCCTTCCTTCTGCATCGCTGGCCTCCACATTTGCACCGTTCTCCAAAAAATACTCAGCCATGGTAAGCTGGTTCTCTAAGGCCAGTATGTAAAGTGTGGGCCGCCCATCGGCATCTTTGTAGTTCACATCAGCCCCGTGGCTAAAGAGTAATTCCACGATGTCCCGGTGCCCTTCCAGAGCAGCAACACGCAATGCATTCCTGCCATCATAGCCTCTCTGGTCTATGTTGGATTTGTTCTCCAGCAGGATCTGGACACAGTCATAATGGCCTTCCTGTGAGGCCAAAATGAAGGGGATGCGCCCGTCGTTGTCAATCTCATTTGTTCTAGCACCTTGTTCGATCAGAGCTTCACATATTAACCTGTGACCCTCAAAAGCTGCCATGTGGAGAGGCGTCCAGCCAGCATCATCTCGGTGGCTCTCGTCCAAGCCTCTGTCCAGGAGAGTGCGCACCACCTCCACATTGCCCTGTGCCGAAGCTATGCTGAGGACTGTCCGGCCTTCGCTGTCGATGCTGTCCACGGCTGCGCCCCAGAACAGAAGCGTGTTGACCACAGAAGCATGCCCCATGGAAGCTGCAGCCAGCAGGGGCGTCCGCCCGTTGTTATCCGTGTGATCCACATCTGCTCCTCCTTCGAGAAGCAGGTCCACCACATCCACATGGCCTTCGTAGGCTGCCACCAGCAGAGGCGTCATTCCATCCTTGTCACAGTGATCGACCTCAGCCCCTCGGTCAATCAAGAGGCTCACAACTGACGCATGCCCTTTGCTTGCAGGCACACAGAGTGCGGCCACCGAGAGAGCTGTTCTGCCATCCACGTCCTCGTGGTTGACCTCCGCACCATGGTCCAGCAGGTGCTCAACGATCTCTCTGTGACCCATGTATGCTGCAGCTATCAGCGCAGTCCGCCCCTCGTTGTCAGCCTTGTTGACCTCGGCACCATGCTGTAGCAGGTTCAGGACGATGTCCTCATGGCCACCCCAGGCTGCTGCCCGCAGAGCCGTCCGGCTGTCCGCATCTGCACAGTCCACCTTTACGCCAGCGTAAAGCAGGGCAGACACCACCTCAGTGTGGCCCCCCCAAGCAGCAGACCTCAGCGCTGTCCAACCATCCTGATCGGTATGATTAATGTTGGCTCCACACCCAATCAAACAGTTAACCACCTTCGTGTGTCCTTGTCTAGCAGCTAGCGTGAGTGGAGTGTGTCCATGGGAGTCTTCGATCTCCAAATCAGCTCCCCTGGAGACCAGCAAATTCACAACATCCAGACTGCCACTGTACGCGGCATTGGCCAGCAGAGTCCTCCCGTTGGAATCACACTGGTTGACAGAAGCCCCGTTATCCAGCAATGTCCGAATGGAGTCCTCTCTCTCGAGGGCTTGCCGGACGATGCAGGAAGTGCGATCATCCTCGCTGTTGACATGAGCGCCGGCTCGGATCAGCAGCTGCAGCACCTCTTGTTCCTTGGGTATCAAGGTGGACAGAGAGTCTTTGACTGGGGTGCCATTCCAGATCATCCACAGGGCCAGTTCGGCTGGCTCCAACTGTAAGTTTGAATTAATCAAGTGCAAGGCAAACTCTTGTGCTTCCAGTGGGGTCAGGTTCCGGGCCTGGCAGGTGTAGCTCATGGCCAGCATCCTGTGCCCTTCTGCCGCGTTACATAGGTACTTCTGGGTGCAGTGCTTCACATCCAGGAGCCACTCGGCAAAGCTGTGGTGAAATAGGATCTTTGTGCTGCCCAGCCCATCCACCAAGAGCTTGGAGAGGACATCCAGCTTGCGCTGGAAATCTTCCAAGGTTAGAGACATATTTTTGGTCCACACGGCATGGTATAATTCTGTCATGGTCAGGGGCCGGCAGGCCGCAAGGATCACGTTCAGGATGGGCTGGACTTTGGCAAACTGTTTTCGGACAAAAAGTCTCTGGCAGAGCCAGAGATAGAGACCGTTCAGAGTTCCTGGGATGTCGCGGATCTCTCGGAGCATGATGAAATTCTCCACAACCCCGTCCAGCACACGCTCTAGATACAGGAAGCACCCGCTGCTCTTGATGTGCAGCTGGTTCAGAGTCTCAGCCGTCTCCTTGGTGAGGTGCTGCCGAAGAGCCTCCTCTTGATCCAGGCGGTGGAGGATGTACTGCTGTACGTCCTTGACGATGTAAGCCTTCCGAAGGTCGTCCAAACTGATCTTCCGGAAACCTGCAGAAGACGGCCAGGCTGAGTAAGTAGAATACAGAGGTGGGCACGTGTGTGAGGAGAGTGGACCAAGGCAAATAACCTGACTCACGGCTTAATACTAATAAGAGGATCTACCACTACTGCTTGTATGGAAACACATAAACAACAAAGCAATGAGGAGCTGTCTTGCAGCCCGATGCCTATTTCAACCCCTGTGCAAGAAGCACTAAGTggaaacagacagacatacacagctACAGAAGTACCTCGTGAAGACACTCTGAATATCAGAGATGTGAGAGCCAAATAGGTCTGTTTTTACAGGATGATCTTTTTCACACAAATAATAGCTATTTCTGCCCATCTGTTTGACTATGTATCAGCCTTGATGTGAACGGTTTATATCAAAACAGTAACACTAGTCACTCTCTTTATACTACATTGCTTTatgatattaaattaaaataattaaatctgaAGACTGTCAAGAAATAGCTGGAACCAATTAAGATGCAAATTTCCAAATTACATTTGTAAAATTCTAGCACTGTAAAAAAAGACACCGAAAGTCAAACAAAGCTAAAAgcacatggtggtggtggttactCTAATATCTTCAAAGCAGACTATGACAACAGCTTCTAaagcaacagttctcaacctgtgggtcgtgacccccttgggggtcacatatcagatatcttgcagaTCAGATATCTACAcgacgattcataacagtaacaaaattagagttatgaagtagcaatgaaataattttatagttgggggtttgcaa
The Microtus ochrogaster isolate Prairie Vole_2 chromosome 1, MicOch1.0, whole genome shotgun sequence DNA segment above includes these coding regions:
- the Ankrd50 gene encoding ankyrin repeat domain-containing protein 50 produces the protein MTNPWEEKVCRMAQTSLLQGKQFYCREWVFHKLQHCLQEKSSCCTSAANTQSLVGNAGNNASAISGKGASWGVLLVGGPGSGKTALCTELLWPSSPASVQRGLHRQALAFHFCKAQDSDTLCVGGFVRGLVAQICQSGLLQGYEDKLRDPAVQSLLEPGECERNPAEAFKRCVLLPLLGMKPPSQSLYLLVDSVDEGCNVMEGEQTSPSLSGTVAELLAGHHEFFPPWLLLLCSARKQSRAVTKMFTGFRKISLDDLRKAYIVKDVQQYILHRLDQEEALRQHLTKETAETLNQLHIKSSGCFLYLERVLDGVVENFIMLREIRDIPGTLNGLYLWLCQRLFVRKQFAKVQPILNVILAACRPLTMTELYHAVWTKNMSLTLEDFQRKLDVLSKLLVDGLGSTKILFHHSFAEWLLDVKHCTQKYLCNAAEGHRMLAMSYTCQARNLTPLEAQEFALHLINSNLQLEPAELALWMIWNGTPVKDSLSTLIPKEQEVLQLLIRAGAHVNSEDDRTSCIVRQALEREDSIRTLLDNGASVNQCDSNGRTLLANAAYSGSLDVVNLLVSRGADLEIEDSHGHTPLTLAARQGHTKVVNCLIGCGANINHTDQDGWTALRSAAWGGHTEVVSALLYAGVKVDCADADSRTALRAAAWGGHEDIVLNLLQHGAEVNKADNEGRTALIAAAYMGHREIVEHLLDHGAEVNHEDVDGRTALSVAALCVPASKGHASVVSLLIDRGAEVDHCDKDGMTPLLVAAYEGHVDVVDLLLEGGADVDHTDNNGRTPLLAAASMGHASVVNTLLFWGAAVDSIDSEGRTVLSIASAQGNVEVVRTLLDRGLDESHRDDAGWTPLHMAAFEGHRLICEALIEQGARTNEIDNDGRIPFILASQEGHYDCVQILLENKSNIDQRGYDGRNALRVAALEGHRDIVELLFSHGADVNYKDADGRPTLYILALENQLTMAEYFLENGANVEASDAEGRTALHVSCWQGHVEMVRVLIACHADVNAADNEKRSALQSAAWQGHVKVVQLLIEHGAVVDHTCNQGATALCIAAQEGHVDVVQVLLEHGADPNHADQFGRTAMRVAAKNGHSQIIKLLEKYGASSLNGCSPSPVHTMEQKPPQSAPTKMQSLTIRSNSSGGTGGGDLQPSLRGLPNGPAHAFSSPSESPDSTVDRQKSSLSNNSLKSSKNSSLRTTSSTATAQTVPIDSFHSLSFTEQIQQHSLPRSRSRQSVVSPSSTTQSLGHSHNSPSSEFEWSQVKPSLKSTKSNKGGKSENSSKSGSAGKKAKQNNSSQPKVLEYEMTQFDKRGPVAKSGSSPPKQTPGESQCKIVAQDGSRTQPQFLIHQQSGEQKKRNGIMTNPNYHLQSNQVFLGRVSVPRTVQERGHPEVLEGFPPSETELNLKQALKLQIEGSDPSFNYKKETPL